Proteins co-encoded in one Anopheles moucheti chromosome X, idAnoMoucSN_F20_07, whole genome shotgun sequence genomic window:
- the LOC128306897 gene encoding uncharacterized protein LOC128306897 isoform X3 produces MEPYPSIRTSPLGEICAKIWTLRTTRPISMVVGSVAGMLSLIYLVCNVFPLWLSLTMTGLLVYWDRWQFGVAGTFSNPSSLRDTLTEQEIDEFVPELTEVNRVLLQEVGEQGADTNPLVEAFTPGEASKNKAEEDEELYLKTLIPEASSNDFESAELSGSSSDELYCPEGPVVRKTASGRLHAKHHAEKPIEFKSSHFNANSSSDSDDNMSRGLCFNDESDAVSRRTGDKRQQPDMMMLMSAGSLATNVLMDTMCKRLLDAGALQQQPPHSVLQSVGFDPRNPLVASIGTTLQALRGQTVQVPEEENDESTDADEDSDFEMLNSEELNNL; encoded by the exons ATGGAGCCGTATCCATCGATAAGAACTTCCCCGTTAGGTGAGATCTGTGCCAAGATTTGGACGCTTCGGACGACTAGACCTATCAGTATGGTGGTTGGCAGTGTGGCGGGCATGCTGTCGCTTATCTATCTAGTTTGCAACGTATTCCCGCTGTGGTTATCCCTGACAATGACGGGTTTGCTCGTGTACTGGGATCGATGGCAGTTTGGCGTAGCAGGTACGTTCAGCAATCCATCAA GTTTGCGTGACACACTTACTGAGCAGGAGATTGACGAATTCGTGCCGGAACTGACGGAAGTGAATCGTGTCCTGCTGCAGGAGGTCGGTGAGCAGGGTGCAGACACGAACCCCTTGGTGGAAGCTTTTACACCCGGCGAGGCCAGCAAAAACAAAGCCGAAGAAGACGAAGAACTTTACCTCAAAACGCTCATACCGGAAGCGAGCAGCAATGATTTCGAATCGGCCGAACTGAGCGGTTCCAGCAGCGACGAGCTGTACTGTCCCGAGGGCCCGGTAGTGCGAAAGACCGCATCCGGCCGGTTACACGCCAAACATCACGCCGAAAAACCGATCGAGTTTAAGAGCAGTCACTTTAACGCAAACAGTTCCTCCGACTCGGATGACAACATGTCACGGGGTTTGTGCTTCAACGATGAGAGTGATGCAGTGAGTAGACGCACCGGCGACAAAAGACAGCAACCGGacatgatgatgttgatgagtGCCGGCAGCCTCGCAACCAATGTCCTGATGGACACGATGTGCAAACGCTTGCTGGACGCTGGTGCGCTTCAGCAGCAACCACCACACAGCGTCCTGCAGTCGGTTGGGTTCGATCCACGGAATCCGCTGGTAGCCTCGATCGGCACCACGTTACAGGCGTTACGGGGGCAAACGGTACAGGTGCCGGAAGAGGAAAACGACGAATCGACCGATGCGGATGAGGATAGCGATTTCGAAATGCTCAACTCAGAGGAACTGAATAATTTATGA
- the LOC128306897 gene encoding uncharacterized protein LOC128306897 isoform X1, with protein sequence MERSSQFGCGRRAIRFSMQMLREKIAKLAGGVQQGIAWFKAGGIISPMVLIYVLHMLWPEFRPFSILFVVAIGFLWDRSPMEPYPSIRTSPLGEICAKIWTLRTTRPISMVVGSVAGMLSLIYLVCNVFPLWLSLTMTGLLVYWDRWQFGVAGTFSNPSSLRDTLTEQEIDEFVPELTEVNRVLLQEVGEQGADTNPLVEAFTPGEASKNKAEEDEELYLKTLIPEASSNDFESAELSGSSSDELYCPEGPVVRKTASGRLHAKHHAEKPIEFKSSHFNANSSSDSDDNMSRGLCFNDESDAVSRRTGDKRQQPDMMMLMSAGSLATNVLMDTMCKRLLDAGALQQQPPHSVLQSVGFDPRNPLVASIGTTLQALRGQTVQVPEEENDESTDADEDSDFEMLNSEELNNL encoded by the exons AT GGAAAGGAGCAGCCAGTTTGGATGTGGTAGAAGAGCCATCCGTTTTAG CATGCAGATGTTAAGGGAGAAGATTGCTAAACTGGCCGGCGGTGTACAGCAAGGCATAGCGTGGTTTAAAGCTGGAGGCATCATCAGCCCAATGGTTCTCATCTACGTACTGCACATGCTCTG GCCGGAATTTCGCCCATTCAGTATCCTGTTTGTGGTTGCGATTGGATTTCTCTGGGACCGCTCGCCAATGGAGCCGTATCCATCGATAAGAACTTCCCCGTTAGGTGAGATCTGTGCCAAGATTTGGACGCTTCGGACGACTAGACCTATCAGTATGGTGGTTGGCAGTGTGGCGGGCATGCTGTCGCTTATCTATCTAGTTTGCAACGTATTCCCGCTGTGGTTATCCCTGACAATGACGGGTTTGCTCGTGTACTGGGATCGATGGCAGTTTGGCGTAGCAGGTACGTTCAGCAATCCATCAA GTTTGCGTGACACACTTACTGAGCAGGAGATTGACGAATTCGTGCCGGAACTGACGGAAGTGAATCGTGTCCTGCTGCAGGAGGTCGGTGAGCAGGGTGCAGACACGAACCCCTTGGTGGAAGCTTTTACACCCGGCGAGGCCAGCAAAAACAAAGCCGAAGAAGACGAAGAACTTTACCTCAAAACGCTCATACCGGAAGCGAGCAGCAATGATTTCGAATCGGCCGAACTGAGCGGTTCCAGCAGCGACGAGCTGTACTGTCCCGAGGGCCCGGTAGTGCGAAAGACCGCATCCGGCCGGTTACACGCCAAACATCACGCCGAAAAACCGATCGAGTTTAAGAGCAGTCACTTTAACGCAAACAGTTCCTCCGACTCGGATGACAACATGTCACGGGGTTTGTGCTTCAACGATGAGAGTGATGCAGTGAGTAGACGCACCGGCGACAAAAGACAGCAACCGGacatgatgatgttgatgagtGCCGGCAGCCTCGCAACCAATGTCCTGATGGACACGATGTGCAAACGCTTGCTGGACGCTGGTGCGCTTCAGCAGCAACCACCACACAGCGTCCTGCAGTCGGTTGGGTTCGATCCACGGAATCCGCTGGTAGCCTCGATCGGCACCACGTTACAGGCGTTACGGGGGCAAACGGTACAGGTGCCGGAAGAGGAAAACGACGAATCGACCGATGCGGATGAGGATAGCGATTTCGAAATGCTCAACTCAGAGGAACTGAATAATTTATGA
- the LOC128306897 gene encoding uncharacterized protein LOC128306897 isoform X2 has translation MQMLREKIAKLAGGVQQGIAWFKAGGIISPMVLIYVLHMLWPEFRPFSILFVVAIGFLWDRSPMEPYPSIRTSPLGEICAKIWTLRTTRPISMVVGSVAGMLSLIYLVCNVFPLWLSLTMTGLLVYWDRWQFGVAGTFSNPSSLRDTLTEQEIDEFVPELTEVNRVLLQEVGEQGADTNPLVEAFTPGEASKNKAEEDEELYLKTLIPEASSNDFESAELSGSSSDELYCPEGPVVRKTASGRLHAKHHAEKPIEFKSSHFNANSSSDSDDNMSRGLCFNDESDAVSRRTGDKRQQPDMMMLMSAGSLATNVLMDTMCKRLLDAGALQQQPPHSVLQSVGFDPRNPLVASIGTTLQALRGQTVQVPEEENDESTDADEDSDFEMLNSEELNNL, from the exons ATGCAGATGTTAAGGGAGAAGATTGCTAAACTGGCCGGCGGTGTACAGCAAGGCATAGCGTGGTTTAAAGCTGGAGGCATCATCAGCCCAATGGTTCTCATCTACGTACTGCACATGCTCTG GCCGGAATTTCGCCCATTCAGTATCCTGTTTGTGGTTGCGATTGGATTTCTCTGGGACCGCTCGCCAATGGAGCCGTATCCATCGATAAGAACTTCCCCGTTAGGTGAGATCTGTGCCAAGATTTGGACGCTTCGGACGACTAGACCTATCAGTATGGTGGTTGGCAGTGTGGCGGGCATGCTGTCGCTTATCTATCTAGTTTGCAACGTATTCCCGCTGTGGTTATCCCTGACAATGACGGGTTTGCTCGTGTACTGGGATCGATGGCAGTTTGGCGTAGCAGGTACGTTCAGCAATCCATCAA GTTTGCGTGACACACTTACTGAGCAGGAGATTGACGAATTCGTGCCGGAACTGACGGAAGTGAATCGTGTCCTGCTGCAGGAGGTCGGTGAGCAGGGTGCAGACACGAACCCCTTGGTGGAAGCTTTTACACCCGGCGAGGCCAGCAAAAACAAAGCCGAAGAAGACGAAGAACTTTACCTCAAAACGCTCATACCGGAAGCGAGCAGCAATGATTTCGAATCGGCCGAACTGAGCGGTTCCAGCAGCGACGAGCTGTACTGTCCCGAGGGCCCGGTAGTGCGAAAGACCGCATCCGGCCGGTTACACGCCAAACATCACGCCGAAAAACCGATCGAGTTTAAGAGCAGTCACTTTAACGCAAACAGTTCCTCCGACTCGGATGACAACATGTCACGGGGTTTGTGCTTCAACGATGAGAGTGATGCAGTGAGTAGACGCACCGGCGACAAAAGACAGCAACCGGacatgatgatgttgatgagtGCCGGCAGCCTCGCAACCAATGTCCTGATGGACACGATGTGCAAACGCTTGCTGGACGCTGGTGCGCTTCAGCAGCAACCACCACACAGCGTCCTGCAGTCGGTTGGGTTCGATCCACGGAATCCGCTGGTAGCCTCGATCGGCACCACGTTACAGGCGTTACGGGGGCAAACGGTACAGGTGCCGGAAGAGGAAAACGACGAATCGACCGATGCGGATGAGGATAGCGATTTCGAAATGCTCAACTCAGAGGAACTGAATAATTTATGA